The genomic window CGGCGCAGGGGGGCGCGCGGCCCGGACACGGGGGCGACGCCGTCCGGCAGGTCGGCGGGGGCCGGCACGATCTCCTGGGCGTGGCCCGGCAGCGCGACGGCGCTGTCCTGCCGTTCGGCCGGGCTGATGGGCAGCAGCTTGCGGCGGTCACGCGGGGTGTGGGAGGCGTGGATCCCGCCGTTGAGGATGGTCTGCAGGCGGTCGGAGATGTCGGCGTAGTCGTCGAAGCCGAGGACCCCGTCGGCCTCCGGCAGCGCCTCGGCGAGGTCCTTGCCGTAGCGCTCGGCCATGCAGCCGACGGCCACGACGGCCTGGGTTCTGCCGTGATCCTTCAGATCATTGGCTTCGAGAAGGGCGTCGACGGAGTCCTTCTTGGCGGCTTCGACGAATCCACAGGTGTTGACGACGGCGACATCGGCGTCCGTGGCGTTCTCGACGAGCTCCCAGCCGTCCGCTGCCAAGCGGCCTGCAAGCTCCTCCGAGTCCACCTCGTTACGGGCGCAGCCGAGAGTGACAAGGGCGACGGTACGGCGTTCAGGCATGGGCTCAAGACTACTTTGTCCCGGCACTCGCCCTGCCGTGCAGGGTTCCCGCTACGCGCAGTGACGGCTGCGGTGCCCGCTGGACCGCGCGTGACCCGAAGCGGCTCACGGGACAAAACACATCGGTGGGTGCCCGGCACGGTTGCCGGGCACCCACCGATGTGGGGAAGGAGGGGTGGAGAGGTCAGCCGACCTCGGGGTCACCCTTGGTGTACGAAAGCCGTTCGACCTGCCCCGGCTCGAACTGGTCCTCGACCTTCTTGCCGTTCACGAAGAGCTCGATCGCGCCGGCGTCACCGAGGACGAGGTCGACCCGCTCCTTGTCCTGGAAGGTCTTGGAGTCGCCCTCGAGCAGCAGCCCGTCGAACAGCAGGCGTCCGTTGTGGTCCTTGGCCGAGATCCAGCTCTTGCCCTCGGTGGCGCTCAGCTTGACCGTCACCTTGTCGCGCGGAGCGGCGGCGATGGCGCTTTCGGAGGGGGCGGGCTTGGGATCGGCGGGCTTGGACGGAGTGGGCTTGGGAGTGGTCTTGTCGGGGGCCGAGCCCTCGGCGACCTGCGCCGCGCCCGATCCCTCGTCGTCACCGTTGAAGAGCGTGAAGCCGACGAAGCCGACCACGGCGACGATCGCGGCCACCATGGCCGCGGTCCAGTTGGGCCGACGGGGTTCGGACCGGATCCGCTCCGCCTCGAACAGGGGCGCCGCGGGGGTGGGCGCGGGGCGGCCACCGTGCTCGGCGTCGAACTGCTCGATCATCGGATCGGGGTCCAGCCCGACGGCGCGGGCGAGCATTCGGATGTGGCCGCGTGCGTAGACGTCGCCGCCGCTGCGCGAGAAGTCGTCCTCCTCGATCGCGTGCACGATGGGGATGCGCACCCGGGTGGAGCTGCTGACTTCCTCGACCGTCAGACCTGCGGCGATACGAGCCTGGTGAAGCGCGCGACCGATCGAAGGCCGGTCGTCTTCGGGAGAGTTGCCGATGGACACGGGGGCGCCTTTCGAGCGTGAGCCACCTGCTGGATGTCCAGTCTAGGGGTGGTACGAAAGGGTGGGGCAACCGGGAGGGACGGCTTTGTACGCCATCGGATTCGCCGGGCAGCCCCTTGGGCAGGGCAGGGGTGGAGCACAGGATGGATCATCCCTCTGCTCCCTTCTTCAACTTGACGTACGACGCGGCGAAACGGTTGCCCGCAAAACTCTTACGAAGCGGTTTCCCCACGAATGACGGCCAACACCCCGTCGAGTTCGTCCGGCTTCACCATGACATCGCGCGCCTTGGAACCCTCGCTGGGACCCACGATGTTGCGTGACTCCATCAGGTCCATCAGCCGGCCGGCCTTCGCGAAACCGACCCGGAGCTTGCGCTGGAGCATCGAGGTCGAGCCGAACTGCGTGGAGACGACCAGTTCGGCCGCCTGGCAGAGCAGATCGAGGTCGTCGCCGATGTCCTCGTCGATCTCCTTCTTCTGCTTCGCGCCGGCCGTGACGTCGTCACGGAAGACCGGCGCCATCTGATCCTTGCAGTGCTGCACGACTGCCGCGACCTCGTCCTCGGTGACGAAGGCGCCCTGCATCCGGGTCGGCTTGTTCGCTCCCATCGGCAGGAACAGTCCGTCACCCTTTCCGATGAGCTTCTCGGCGCCGGGCTGGTCGAGGATGACCCGGCTGTCGGCGAGCGACGAGGTCGCGAAGGCGAGCCGGGAGGGCACGTTCGCCTTGATCAGACCGGTGACGACGTCGACCGACGGACGCTGTGTGGCGAGCACCAGATGGATACCGGCGGCGCGGGCCAGTTGGGTGATACGGACGATGGAGTCCTCGACGTCACGCGGGGCGACCATCATGAGGTCGGCGAGCTCATCGACGATGACCAGCAGATACGGGTAGGGCGAGAGCTCGCGCTCGCTGCCCTCGGGCGCCTTCGCCTTGCCCGTGCGAACCGCGTGGTTGAAGTCGTCGATGTGCCGGTAGCCGTATGCCGCGAGGTCGTCGTAACGCAGGTCCATCTCCCGCACGACCCACTGCAGCGCCTCGGCGGCCTTCTTCGGGTTGGTGATGA from Streptomyces sp. NBC_01341 includes these protein-coding regions:
- a CDS encoding helix-turn-helix domain-containing protein, giving the protein MSIGNSPEDDRPSIGRALHQARIAAGLTVEEVSSSTRVRIPIVHAIEEDDFSRSGGDVYARGHIRMLARAVGLDPDPMIEQFDAEHGGRPAPTPAAPLFEAERIRSEPRRPNWTAAMVAAIVAVVGFVGFTLFNGDDEGSGAAQVAEGSAPDKTTPKPTPSKPADPKPAPSESAIAAAPRDKVTVKLSATEGKSWISAKDHNGRLLFDGLLLEGDSKTFQDKERVDLVLGDAGAIELFVNGKKVEDQFEPGQVERLSYTKGDPEVG